Proteins found in one Aspergillus chevalieri M1 DNA, chromosome 2, nearly complete sequence genomic segment:
- a CDS encoding aromatic alcohol reductase (COG:S;~EggNog:ENOG410PWHY;~InterPro:IPR036291,IPR008030;~PFAM:PF13460,PF05368), producing the protein MLVVAVAGGTGDVGQTIVDELLRVAKFRIVVLTRENPESQKRQAQHGTVPVTINYNDSDSISRRLEENAVHTIISTLPMTSEECSQSQVNLIRAADKSTCTKRFIPSEYAHINTPELLEIDPTTQWWLDAVECLKKSDLQYTRFATGFFMDYWGMPYVETHLAPFTFGIDMGNCQAAIPGDGNDHLSLTYSKDLAKFVVRTLDLDEWPDLSIGVGDDITFNEMLRLAEEARGKKFQVTYDRVDSLNEGKATMLPIPEGAPFSADEMTEYNALFGQFTVRGIFHVPTENRLKFPDLKPLTFKEFLSKTWGGH; encoded by the exons ATGTTGGTGGTCGCTGTTGCTGGAGGCACTGGCGATGTCGGGCAGACGATTGTCGACGAGCTGCTCAGGGTCGCCAAGTTCAGGATTGTCGTGCTGACCAGAGAGAATCCAGAG TCACAGAAAAGGCAAGCGCAGCATGGCACTGTGCCAGTCACAATCAACTACAATGATTCCGACTCTATCTCCCGTCGTCTCGAGGAGAATGCCGTTCATACCATCATCTCCACCCTCCCCATGACCTCGGAAGAGTGCAGTCAGTCGCAGGTCAATCTCATTCGCGCAGCGGATAAGTCAACTTGCACTAAACGATTCATTCCTAGTGAATATGCCCATATCAATACGCCGGA ACTCTTGGAGATAGATCCCACAACCCAATGGTGGCTTGACGCCGTCGAGTGTCTGAAGAAATCTGACTTGCAATACACTCGCTTCGCAACTGGCTTTTTCATGGACTACTGGGGCATGCCATACGTCGAAACCCATTTGGCGCCGTTCACGTTCGGCATCGACATGGGAAACTGCCAAGCTGCAATCCCCGGAGACGGGAATGACCATCTGAGTCTGACTTACTCAAAAGATCTCGCAAAGTTCGTAGTGCGAACTCTGGACTTGGATGAGTGGCCAGATCTCAGCATTGGAGTCGGGGACGATatcacgttcaatgagatgcTGCGCTTAGCAGAAGAGGCTCGGG GTAAAAAGTTTCAGGTCACGTACGACAGAGTCGACAGCCTCAACGAGGGTAAAGCTACTATGCTTCCAATCCCCGAAGGCGCTCCCTTTTCAGCGGACGAGATGACAGAGTACAACGCGTTATTCGGACAGTTTACTGTTCGAGGAATTTTTCATGTGCCAACGGAGAATCGGTTGAAATTCCCAGATTTGAAGCCGTTGACGTTTAAGGAGTTTCTGAGTAAAACTTGGGGAGGCCATTGA